The region ATCCTACAAAAGTAAACTTTTCCAATTagtgaaaagtaaaaaaaaagaagtaaataatttatatttagagAAAATTAGTGATTACATATGAGACACGCAAAGAGATCAAACACATTAATTTGTGTTCGTTTGcatattttcttctttcgtttGATATTGGTGGCAACTTAAAGTTTCACAGAGGGGAGTTCTATTTCTTTCTTTAAAGATGTCATGCCAAATCCCAATATCATACATCAAATTTAATTCCCAAATATCTGAAGCTGCAAGAAAGCAGCCTCAAGTTATTTCAGTAAATGAATAAATTAGTGTACATTAAGATCAAAGTTTGTTAATAGATCATGGTAACTTAGGTTGATCATGGGAAAGCGATAGGAGCTAAATTTGGAAGTTGAAAGGACCAATAACCTAAGAAGGAAAAGAGCAGGAAAAAGTTTGTTGAGAAAGCATATGTATGAATCTAAATCAACTTTAACAGAGAAAGCAAAACCGATACCAAGCGTGATGCATGAGAAGATATGACTACAATCGCCTTCATCTTGAGAAGTAGCAGCAACCAattccatcaacaacaaaacatCGTACAAAAACCTCAAATAATATATAGGAATGGAAAACCTTCAAAACTATCCCCTCACTAACAACTCTCCAAACAATTTTTCCTACCTTCATTTCTCACAATAAGTAATAACAATAtaaatctataaaaaaataatagtatCATTATATTTAGTAGATAATTTTCATGTGTAATGGCATAGctggaaaaaaataaagaacctAACCTTGCCATCTATATCTCCAACAGAAATTGCATTGGTTAATCTGTTCATTGTACAATGAACTAAATCCATTTCCTGGCGTTCGGATTTGAGCAAGTCCCGTGCAGCTCTTTCAGCTTCTATCACAGCTCTAACTTCTTGATTGATACTCCTTGCAAATGGCCTAATTAAATTACCCTTCAAAATGATTATCTAATATCAGATATTGATCTTTAAATTATAGAAAAGGGATAAGAAAATAGAAGGAAAACacaaaagcaaaagaagagaatTTTTCTTCATACCATAAAAAATGAATGCCATGGCCTAATGAGAAAAATGGAGACTTCTTACTGGTGTGTAATTGGAGGTAGAAACAAAGTGAAATTACCtggaaattaaaacattaaaatgTCACAATAGAGATAAAGAATGTGAATCTAACAACACAAACaattgagagagtttgaaaagaaaaaaaaagggaatgTCTTGCCGAGTGATATAGCATGGAAGGCTTTGGATTTTGCAAGTTGTGTAGCATCCCTATGTTCCTCTGTTACTGTTACTTCAGCAGAAGGAATTCTCATCTTCCATTGAATGAGAGTTTAAATTAGACCAAGAGTGAAAAATCAGTAAAGCctaagaatattttacatggaCTATCATCATCTGTCACACACAGGAAATGAGGGTTATAGAAGAGTGAAAATCATAAGGATTAATACATAAGAAGCAATAACATTATTagttgaaaaaaatcaaaatgtgCTAGAAAATCCTTCTTTAACTACTGCATGATGATAAAGCCTAAAGGCATCAACAATCATATTTCCACATTAAGTAGATACTCTAGATGACATGGTAGATTTAAGGTAGAGAATGATGCATATTAGTGTTTATTGAAAATGAACTAATATGCTTCAATCTTCTTAAATGTTCTCCACCTATCCAATTAACCTAAGAAATAGTTTGCTCTCCTAATTCTACCAAGTCAAATTGAGTTAAGAAGTAGCAGTGTCCACCTCACAATGCAGATTTATAGGAAATCAACTAAAATAGTGCACAATATAAAAATAGAGCAGGGAATATAAAAGCATCAATGGTAATATGAAACATTCATAATGAAAATGTTACATAGCCCGTGTGCTATACCACAAAGCTaagaataaatatatttacCTTCTTTGCAACAATTGTGTTCAAGGTAAGAACATGGCATAGTAAGTGACAGAGAAAGTATTACAAAATCCAATAGAGTCCAAGAAACCCAGTTCACTTGTTGTAGCAATAACCATGAGTTTTTCCTCTGTAAACATGGTTAGAAACTGACATTAACATCAAGACTTGAATGTATCAATCAAAAAACTAACATTTATCTGTGGTGTaaatttttcatttgatgataTTGACTATGTGGGGATGAACTCTCAACTATTTAAAATACAACTTGCAATAATTTCAGGGAAaaaaagctaaaacatccaaagttgAAGTATTATCAAGCATCATAAGCACATTTTTTTGAAGAAATTCAGCAACCAACCTGTTAAAGAATTACAATGTGTTCCGTTCCATACTCCTGCTGCTAAGAAGAGCAATGTAACTGCTGCTGAGTAGAGCAATGTAACTCATAATTAGAGAAAATGAGGCAGTGCACAAAATCTTGATGAACTCCATCATTACTGTGATTTGGAAATTTTCTAACTTTCCTCACTCGCTTCAAATGGCTAATGTATCTTTTATAAATTTTGGTGTTTTTATATACCATATCTGATTGAGCAGAAAAAAGAAACAGCCATGAGGAACAACCCTATTCATAAGCAATTTAAGAACAGATCATGTTCAAGTATAAACTGAATTCAGCGAAGAATGAATAATGATTGAGATGCTCACCTGGACAATACAGACAATCAGTATAAATATAGAATTCATTCCAAGACAATCAATAAAGGAAAACGTGAATGAAGTCCCAATGAAAATTCCAGAACAACAAAAGAAAGGCATAGAAGAAAATGGGCCGAAAGGAGAAGGTGGGAAAAAGAAAgtagggagaaaagagaagagtgttcTTACTGGATTGAAGATGGAGGAACGCAACCTGTTGCAAATCAGACATCAGAAATGAAAACATTAGGAATTCTGGAATACAAAAGTCCGAATTTGTCACGAAAACGTGAAAGAGGTTCGATAATGAAAATTTCAGAACGACTAAAGGAAGGCATAGAAGAAAATGGGTTGAAAGGAGAAGGGATGAGAAGATTGTTCTTACCGGATTGAAGATCAGAGCTCCCCAGCCTCCGTGTTCCTGTCACCACGCTTTAAATCACTTTGCAGACCGTAGAGCCTCCATCGAGTTCAAATCTCTCTCATGTGAGCAGCGGTGCGTTAGGTTAAGGGGGAAAGAAGAGGTAATGAAATTTCTCTTGCACAgggatccatttcatctttaAAACTGAAACGCTGCAAAAAGAAGAAacggtggaagaaagaagagcATAAAACTGAAACGCTGCAGAATGAGAAACCCCAAAGAGCAAAAGGGTGGAAGAATGAGCAGCAAATCTGAAGCGTTCCAACAAAGTTATGAACGGCCAAGATTTAATCTTTAGAGAATAATGTGCACGTTTACTAAAATACCCatgttaaaaattaatttgatgtgTAATAAATTGCTGAATGACAAAATTGCCCTCAAAGCTGCAGAAACTcttcttttatatatagtatagatagatagatagatatagtgACTGATTAAGTTTAAAGTATCACTTTAAAAGTTTACTTTTAATTTTGATAAAATGTATATGATTGTGTTAATCTACATTGGAGGATCTCGAATGTATACACAAACAGACTTTAATACTATGTGTTtggtttagaagaaaaaaagagtagAGAGATTtagagaagagaaaatgagtagaaataaaaatatgagaaatagagtagatttcaTTGGTTGTTTGATATGATagagataaagaagagaaaTAATGAGGTGCATGTGAAGTCGTATTTTGTGTCAAagtacatttttttatttattttggaaGCAAAAATTtattagtattaagatgaagcAAGAtatatggactgggcgagcctcTAGGTGTTTGAGAAGGGCTCGCCCAGGAGTATTGGAAACGACATAAGACACTTGTCATGGTACTCGCCGTAGGCGAGGTCACATGTAAGGGTGTTGGGCTTAGAGTAACGCGACCCAATAGGCCTATTAGGGAGTAATTCAAAAGCCCGCGGGACCCATATAAAAGGGGACCGGGGGTCTATTGTAAATGACTTTTGTTCATTTAGTCATGAATAAATCATTTGTCCATTGCCATGTGTGAGATTCTTTGAGCCTTTAGGGTGTTCATTTCAAGAACAATATACATCATTATCAAAGGGATCAAAAGTCAGAAAGAACCTAAAAGAGCTCAAAAAAAGGACCACATCCACGAAAAGCAAAAAAGACCAAAAAAACAACCCCCAAAACCTAAAAAAGCCCACCTAAAGAAAGCCTAACGACCAACAAAGCCTAGCAAATCTCACAAAAGCCCACCAATACCAAGAAACTCGAAAACAAGCAAAAACTCGAACCTCCTCTGCAAGTGCTAAGGATGCCTTCTAGCAGAGGTTTGAGCTATAATCTCATCACGGGAGGAGTCGCATGAGCAGGCATACTCTAAGCCAAGGCGGTTTCCCACAAGGAGTGGCTGGAGAGCACTTCTTGCACAAGTCATGATGCCATAAGGATTTGAAAACTCCTATGGTAGCACCATCAACTCTTTCCATGTCGTCACCGCATCGCTGCCATCCATTGTTACGAAACCAATGCAAGCCATAGGATGTCCCTTCTTCTCGCTTCGGGTAGCCCCAACCTTCTTTGGTCTGCCTCTTGGCCTGAGAAATTTTCACAACCTCTCTAGGTGGAGAAGACTCATTGACATGCAAAGAGAGTAAACTGGAAATAACAATCTCATATTAGAGCATCAACGAAGGTAAACCAGAAACATTTGGGCAACCTTGTCCAATCCAATGATCATTTCATCGTCATTCTTGGAGAAAACTAGCATACAccactcctcctcctcttcgTTGTCACCATCTCCTTTAAATACCTCAAGAACCTGTTTTCTTTGCAAACCATACCCATACCAAGGAAACCTTGTCGTAGCcaagaaaagaaaagcatcACCCAAATGGAAACCATTAAGAAGGTTGATCACCTGGGAAGCCAACTCCAGCAAAGCGAATTGAATGAATCTGAAACGGTAACGCCTTATGATCTTCCTTTGTTTCTGCACGAAGACGTTCATGATCCTCCCAAATTGTGCAAACAGGCCGCTAATTTGATGGTACTCGAACCGGTCTAGAATCCCTTCAACGAACGAagtgaagatagaagaaaatgAGGTTTTTTTCACCTCCCTCCCCGCTGAGTCACCAACCCCTGTAGACGATCCAAGCTTGTAGGGGTTGTCCTTCCCTGTTCTCTGATCTGATTCAACAGTGTCATGGTCGGTTTGAAAAGCTTTCTTCCTCTGGCTTGTAGGTTCACCATCCTCTCTCGTAGCCTCATCCTTATTGTCATCGTCGTCCACTGAAACATCGTAAAAGAGGTGCGCGCCGCCGTTAGGACAAGGAACCTTAGCAGATGAGTTTCGAAGAAGAGAGCACATTATTCCAAAAATCGTGTCAAAGTACATTCTtatccaaatatatatatatatatatatatataattaataaagagGCGTATTAAGTGAAAGCAATATTTAATGTGAGAGACGAGAGCATCAAATCGTGACCATTAAATCTAATATGAATggtcaaaattaaaacataaagtcacatgacttttaaaaaaaagtcacatgatcATTAAATGACATTAAATCTCAATCATCAATTTATAAGTATATGGTTACGATTTGATGCTCTTATCTCTCATAATAAACATTACTCTCACTTAATACGCTTCCTTATTAACAATATTGGTAATCACACTTTGAGGgcaaaaaaggaaagaaattaAAGGAGCTTCTGCCTTCagccttttaaaactctcttcAAAAGAGACTGCTATCCTTTTCTACGATATCAAACATACGCTAAGAGTCCGCTTTTTCCAAGTTGGTTTTAATGAATTGACGTGGGTTATCTGAGAAAGAAAGGGTGCCTAGTTGATAAACAATATCAAACAAACTGGAAATCATGTAGCATACCAGATAATCATAGTCCAAGTCCTGTGTTTTGCTTATCATGCTTCTGTATCATGGTAtttcaataattaaaatattttattttatacaaCGGAATCTAAGAAGACACAGAGGTGCAGCAGAGACACCATCTCTTGTTTGCATCTACATTATTATAATTAGATGGGAAGATTAAAGTAGTAGTTAGTTGCTCTTGTCAGAAATTAAACCTGTTTTAAAAATATGTTCAACAGATCAAGACTTTGCCATAACTCTTTTCTGCACTATAATAAGACAAAGGGACATTAAGAATAAGGTAATGTGGCTGCGAAgcaaattataaattataggAACAAGGATACATACAAGACCACCATTTAATTTCCAATTGTTTCAGAAACCAGATTGGGAAATGCTGCAGAACGAACAGCCATCACAAACAATGATGTTCGAATCATCTTATAGCAATAATCATATTGAATTTGATGATCCTGTTCATGATTTTCTTTCCTTCGATATGGTTGATTTCTCAACATTTTCACAGGCACCAACAGAAGAAAACAACAACGAGCGAAAGCAATTGAAGACGAAGACTGAAGCTAAGCAGAGAAATATGGAAAGGCCATATATAGGTGTGAGGAAAAGGCCATGGGGGAAATATGCTGCTGAAATCAGAGATACAACGCGGAACGGGACGAGGGTCTGGCTCGGAACATTTGAAAGTGCTATGGATGCTGCTTTGGCTTATGATCAAGCTGCATTTTCAATGAGAGGTTCCAATGCTGTTCTCAATTTTTCGGTCGAAAAGGTGAAAGAGTCTTTGCAAGAGATGGAATATGATTGTGGCAAAGGGTGTTCACCTGCACTTGCACTCAAGGAGCTGAACTGCACCAAAAGAAAATTGTCATCTAAAGCTCAATTTAGTCAAGGGGTTAAGGAATCTTCTGAGCCTCAAAATGTGTTGGTGTTACAGGACTTGGGAGTTGAATATCTTGAGCAACTTCTAAGCATGTCCGatcaaacttcaagtcctagcTAGCTACTCGAAGTAAACCTATTTGATGATTAATGGTTGGAATTGAATAAGATTTTGAATCAAGCTTAAAcctatcacatcacatatcatatcccaCATTTCTCTCTTATTTCTTCCCTTCTTTCTTAGATGGAAGTGAAAATCAAGTGTCAATTAAGGTATACTGTTTATCTTTGTAGGGTGTGGATTTGGTAGGTAGTTTGCAAGATTAGTATTTGCTCGGTATAACTCTTTTCTATGTTCCTTGGTTATTAGTTGTAATGTGTTGGAGCACCCTTTTGGTCTTATTTTCCTCATTTACTTTTTTACAAAACTTGCTGCTATGCAGGATGTATCTTTCAAATGTTTCTCTTAGAGTATTAACACTTAACATGGGTCTTCTCTATTGAGGGTAGTATATATATGTTGGATCATACAGGGCTTTAAGTATTTATGTACTCCTCAACTCCTCGT is a window of Lotus japonicus ecotype B-129 chromosome 5, LjGifu_v1.2 DNA encoding:
- the LOC130719647 gene encoding ethylene-response factor C3-like, whose translation is MLLYHGTRIHTRPPFNFQLFQKPDWEMLQNEQPSQTMMFESSYSNNHIEFDDPVHDFLSFDMVDFSTFSQAPTEENNNERKQLKTKTEAKQRNMERPYIGVRKRPWGKYAAEIRDTTRNGTRVWLGTFESAMDAALAYDQAAFSMRGSNAVLNFSVEKVKESLQEMEYDCGKGCSPALALKELNCTKRKLSSKAQFSQGVKESSEPQNVLVLQDLGVEYLEQLLSMSDQTSSPS